The following nucleotide sequence is from Bactrocera oleae isolate idBacOlea1 chromosome 2, idBacOlea1, whole genome shotgun sequence.
GAAGTTAAAGAACTGATGGAATTGGAGGATTTAGAGGGCGAAAGTGATGGAGATTACGATGCCGAAGAATTAAATGCACGTCTAATTAGCGCCATTGAAGATGCagaattgcaaataaatttcgATGATATAATAAGGTACATGAATGACATGAATTTCCTTATGTCTTAATTTGCTTAAATCGTACTTTTATGTTTATTACAGCAATTGGAGACAAGCGTTGGATTGGTTTAAATCAGCACCAGTGAATGGTACACATGACACCGTACAGGATTTTTTTGCCAAAGCTATTACATTGTTAGCTGAAGCTTGTgccttgcaaataaataaattacacaaaatCGCCGAGTTATTGTTGGTGAAAGAACATCATAGTACCGCCAATGAAGTTGATTGTATTGTACAATTGTGCAAGCAATTCACTACGCATTTGAATGGTCTGACAAATCGATTTGCCGCTACATTGACGGGCATTCAGTTAGACGCGCAGACAGAAGCAGATGACATAATAAAAGCGCGCGTCAGCACATTGTTCGCTGAAATGTTGGTGGCATTACAACAAATAGACAAGGCTTTTCATTTGTTCTTACCGATATTGCAAATTGGAGCGGTGTAAAAGAAAGGGAAGATAATGTGTTACGGCTTGTTtatgttgaataatattttctaagtattattattatctttgtATTTAATTGCTGCAATGGTCATTTGAGATTATAATTAAAAGTGTTTGttgctaaaataaataaattgtattaatattgCACAATATTTTGGCATTCCATAAATTGGAAACGCTttgattatatgtatatatcgtctactttattatttttaaattagtgtcgaaattttaaaataaaagtccttgtttgtttataaaactattggtatattaatttttcaactcTTCTTTAAATAGCTacaataaacaatttaatatttggTTTGCATTAAACAGACGCAAACACTTCGCATTTCGCAAACTAGGTTTCTTGTCTTCTTTTAAGTCAAAAATGTTTGTCTTCGATGACttttcaattcaaatatatgtatatgtacatatattcgaaCGATGTGAGCTGTTAACAATTTAATCATGTCGGCACGCTGTGCACTGAAAGGTGGCCATGAGCAGTAGTGTTGTTTCCAAGTAGCCGAAGATATAATACATAACATTTTCGaggttattttaaaataatttcactactagctaatatatatttttttctgttttattaaAGACACCAAAAAAAGCAAGTCTTACACTTCCTTCCACTAAAGAAATTGTATTGTGTAGTGGAAGAGGAATTTACGCTGCATTTGCGGGTAGACATTTTACAGAAGATTCAAAATCTAAGATCCGGCTTATTTTTAGCCATgtatctttaaaaataaaattattgccattaataaaatagaatgattaatattgttttgtttaatttcatcATACTTATCCAAAGTTTCCCAAAACGTCATTAAAACAGCACGATCTAAATGTCGCTTATTTTGCGAAAGATTCAGCAATGTCACCGACCACTTCGAAACGTTGGTATCCAGTTTTAGTTCGCTGAAGCGTAAATGAAAAGCACAAACTGCAAGAAGACGAATATTGTTCGAGTAAacgttataaatttatatttgcatcAAACTACTTACTTTTGGAGAAAATTTCCACAGGATTTCCATCCCAAGGCCAACCTTTAAACTGCCAAGCTGGTCCCATTACGAACACTGCTACGACACGTTGCCAATCTTGGGCCGAAAGCTTTTGCGGGTTATCAATAACGCGATATGGTACAGTTTGATTGTTTCGTTTGCGcttaagttggaaaaatataataaatgtataatacgctattagcgagtttattttcacattttcgtCTTGGCCACCTACCTGCAATAAGACTTCGTTGTCTCGTGCTCCACCTGCACGCTTCTTTTCTTCTGTTGAGATAAATTTCAGGTCTTGCAAAAGGTCCTTGGCATTGTACATGGTGATTAGGCTGGTATTAGCGGAAGGTATTATAATTATGGGCGTACGCGAAACGCGTTTCTGTGTCGATGGTGCTACTTGTCGAGCTTGAGCTGTAGGTAAAAGTTCCTTGGGGCGGCCagctttaattatatttattttagtaacaACAATTTCGCTTCTCTAATTAGCTTACGTATTTGTGGTGTCATATTCGCCTTACGTTGCGCAAGTGAACCCTCAGTCACAGATTTCAGTGACATACCATGGTAAGTACCCAGTGTGTCGATTTTAAAGCCCTCCGTTTctgaaaaatttcaacaattaatttaaacacaaaccaaagtatatatgtaaatacacaacTGCTTACCTTCTTTTTGTCTGTTGAAGCGTTCCTGATCATAACGATTGTACTGCGTCAACTGTGGTTGCGGTTTCGCAATTCGTGCCGGTTCTGGCATCTTGATAGCTTGTTGAGCTGCCGGTCTATTTCTGCCCTCTTCACGCGCCTTTATACCTTGCAGTATAgcgaatatattttttgcaaacatCTTTCCCGCACTCTGTAGTATAGTGGTACGCGTTCGCCACTGCCGCTCGCGGCTTATTATATGTTTCGTTGAATCTACATCATAGTCAAGTATGGCACGTAAATCTGTAGCCATCGCATCTTCATTGTCAGTGCGTTTAATGGTAGTACGTTTGTTGGCCAAACGCTTCGCTTTGATGGCAGCAATTTTCTCCACAGACATCGTTTCTGAGAGCGATTTGATATTGTCGATATTTACAGTGGTCTCTTTTTTGTTGACATCCCAACGTGCAGCCAGTTGTTCACGCACTTTTTGCACTTGGGTTTCTTCGAAGCGTGCCTTCTTTGCGAGTGAATCGCCACCTGGTCCATCTCCATCTGCGGGCCGCTTGACTTGCGTGGGAATTTCAAGTGGCGCACTTTTGTCTATGCTGGCGCAAGTTGAGTTCTCTCCATTAAGGTAGGCAAGTAACTCTTTACGATCAGGACGATTGACAGCAGGTATGTCTTCGGCCTGGAATTTGTTTTGACGTTTTTTTAAGATTGtacatttcaaataaaaaataatcaatgaaATGTTTTACTTACAGCACATTGTCGTACATACACCGAGTGCTGCAGCATAACATTTTTAAGTAGATATAGTAAACATTCCAACGTGTAATATTCGCGTGGTGCTCCTTTTTTGCCagaactaaatatataaatcaatcaTTTATTATTTGCAAAGGAAGATTTGTGGCGTAAATTGTTTACccatattttaaatagtttgttttcacattttttggCCATGAAAATTCGCCAAAGATTATTTGATTATCACgttcaataatttcttttttgtttatattgtattGCCGTAGCAGACTTAGTGGATCCGCCattgtttaattttgcaaattacTTCCGCAAATAACACTGCACTTAATATGGTTTCTATATTAGCCGCTTAACACGactttagttttttataactGGATATGCTATTTTatgattgaaatattatttaatttaagtaaaatataaacttttatttctTGTTGCGAAAACGTATTGACGTTTGTAAAGATGTCAAATCGAGAGTGGCGTGTGGCGATAAGCACAAAGTTGCATTTGCATAAAAGCCAAGCTgtgtttcatatttattttgtacgtgTAGCTTcgaccagagaacgtatatatatatatgatatacgttctctgcttcgACTTACCACCGAAAATTCAAAGTACCGAAATAGatgacaaataaaataaaatagtattatttattCCTTGATAATGATTATATTAAACTGTATCTGGAAATTAAAGCCTATTGTATCATTTTGCATATCTCCTATTCGCTCTAGTGTTAATATAAGTGCACATTATTTTGTCATATTGTtagcatatttttaatattttgaaaaatatgtatataatgaaagaaaaactagaaatatatttagaattgtttgtaagtaaattatttataaatattttgtttgttgtgaAAACACTGAGTTAGTAAAATTTTGATATCGGCCGTTACCGCGCTCCGGCAGCCAACAATTTACCAACGCAACAGAGCTCTGCATGAAATGCCAAGTTATCTCTAGTTTCTTGTGCTGGTTCCgtcaaggatgaaatgatgcgagactctttgaatcgagagagagctgtcaaaacccacattttttataacatttgccaatcatgccactgtcgaacgaaaatggattgggtattataaaaaaaacttgggggtattttgcatttcgatattatttttaggtgctccgtccccaagtaggcctatataacgcatatacatctctatatacttgtatttatattataaaatttttaaaaatgcatataacataaaaaattagcatataaataaaaaaaattataacaaagaaacaatacaagtcataataaaatatcatggttttataatgaacgttttaaattaaattaacaaataaaatttagttgcacgttattcaaaagtatttgtgtcgttcttttcgcactgcttttgttagctatttttagcgggtttatttctggcatcccgccttttttgacatcagctgttcgaaattccctgattttaataatcagggaaagagaataacagaaaaatcagcgaaaatgagagagtctcgcatcatgtcatccttggttCCGTATTTGTAAAATAGGTCTTACAAAATAGTgaaaatagaataataaatctAGAATTTTAACGTTAAATACCTTCTACATAAAACTGTGTATAGTAATGCAAGTGCTAATGGtgtgataaaaataaattattaaataaatatccaTAAAAGCAGTCATGGGGCAGGCCGCTGGCAAAATCGGTAAGTCTGTCGGGATGAATTCcaattagatttttttatatatgtatatttaagccAATATCAactggaaatttttatttacaagagACAAACAAGTTAGCtgacaaaactatattaaatggATGTGCAATGATTAGCAcgtgaataaaatataataaacaactTTTGCAATCGGCAAAATACTGCTGATACCGCAGCTTCATCGctcacaaacatacaaatgcatGGTGATGCATATGTTTTGTGTGtgacgtttttgttgttgggttTGTGGTGCGAACATGTGTAATATTGTTTTGTTCTTTTACTAAAAGCGAGGGTTGTTGGCTTTGATGTGTTTGTGATTGCATATTGGTACTTCCGCTTCCAGTAAATACGTATAATGCATTTTCTATTGGAATGCGGCGACAATTCACATGCGGTAGTTTTAAATTGGCTAGTATCACCTCTCCTTTTGTGCACGTCTACACCGTTGTCtagatataaaataatattctgGAATCATTTAGTAAGGACCTGTGTTAGTTACTTTAGACATAAGTTAGTAATTTCCCCTTTCACGAAATAGTATATACATTTGCAGTATGTACAATAAAAAGATATAccccatattttataaattaaaataattcgaATAACCCGATAACCAATTATTCGAATATCCGGTTTGTAACCGTTCATACGTATATTAACCGAATAGTACTATtcgaatgcaacaacaacaacattcgaATAGTCATAACTTGTAATAAATGAACATAGTCTGAAATCTAGgctcttttaatttttggcgttttgtttttttgattgaACGCTTACTATTCAAATAGTCGACAACTTACGACTATCCGGATAGTGCAAACCGAATATTATTATCTGAATAATGGCCGCATCCGGTTAGTCGATTAGTCGAATACCAAGAGCTCTAACATGTACAAATCTTTATGAAACCCTTTACCTTCATTTAGCTTTTAGGTAGTCCACAATTTATAGAGGAGCAGGgttttataaatacattgtaaaaaaacacattcgagttttttcaaatataaaagacAAAGACATTTTAGAGTAAATTAttctgaataaataaaaaatctttaaataatatGTTCAACGAATACGCAAAATTATAAGTTAAAAGTCCAAACttattatataaacttatacattgtatgtatgtaaatatgtctatacatattatataaactgcTTTTTGCATTCATATTTGATTCGTAGAATCGACTGTCatgaaaatgttatataatatttttctgaaatttttcatttattatttatttttagtgctGTGTCAAATTCTTCtccaataatatttaatttttttctatgttATTGCGTTTAGAAGTCAAAACTTCAATAAAATGATATAATGATGGGAAAGTTGTGCAGAAAAAGTACTATTGATAAAAAAAGGAAGTAAATTCCTATTTGCAGTTTTAAGCTTTTCTAATTTAACCGCGCTTCCTTAGTGAGACCAAAGATCATCGTTGAGATGCGCTTATTAGAACGCAGTGGTATTTTTTAATCATTATACTTCCGATTAAAATGACCCAACAAAGATGCTTATCTGTAATGAATCATCTATTTCATTGCAACTCTCACtagcttaataaaaaaaatccactTTGAGATAATTCCTGaaaacatacatactcgtacatacatacatatatgtatgtatatttggttccgctaaataaataatatccGGCTCCATCATCGTCAATGAAATTCCCTTCCGAATCGCtttgtctttaaattttttcttacagCAACTTCATTAGACCACCATTGCATATGAAAATGAATGGCAGGAAAGTGtagcaaatttgtatttgtataaggTAGAACATATGCTGCTGTGGCGACTGCTGTCGATTGAAgataaatgcaatttaaaattcataaaatattaaatttttaagagggtgaaaatatatgaacattgtatatacatttgtatgtacataaatattatattaggggAAATGGCAAGCTGCCAAAAACCCGCAGGATAACGTGGAGGAGTCGCTATTTTTGGGGGCACTCATGAGGTCGCACATTGTTTGTGTCTATATGAAGAGtcgttgttattatttatacgCAGGATCACAGTTGTGTAAAGCCCATGCATCTAACGTTACCATATGTCAAATACACAATTCTTCCGAGTGCTGGTATTTTTGAATATTCGAAGGGAAATTCTAGCATTGCGAAACATATGTCCTTACGGTATggttctacatatatacataagtatacgtATGATTTTAATGTTGtacttatgtttgtatgtttatgcTGCAGCAACAATAAGTACCAAAGCGAATTGTGACGAAGTTATAGAAGAATAAAAAAaccaatatgaaaatttaaaggCGCTGTGTGAAGTGTTTGTGGAAATTGTAAACGGCAAGGCGCAAATGTTTAAAATGCactctacaaaaacaacacacacgCATATGTGCATACCAAGCTAGGACGAATGTCTGCACATCCTCAAAGGCAAAGGTGTGTCGGTATTATATCTTACACATACACCGAACTCGCATATAATTCTGAATTCCAGCAAACTGAATCGTCATAGCTGTAAAACCCCCTGCTCCCGACTCACACCGTGGCGCACACATGTGGATTCTATACGATTATTGTGTGTGTGAccgtgtatgtgtttgtgcgtATCAAATGATCGCTTGGCTTGGCGGTCAACAGCGCTATCTAAATGTGCCGCTATGCGCAGCAGCCAATAGCTGTTACACGCTTACCTGTCTTCCTACGATATCACTGCCATTTCGCCCTTGCTTGGGTGCGAGCATTTTGCTGTGTAATGTGCGCAGGCGCATTTTACCTGCTTGTTCTTAGAGTATCCTGCGATATTTAATGTGTACTTAAATTTCCTCGCTAGAGTTTGTTCTTTGCGTAGTATTGGATGGAAACgagaaattgaattgaaaatgtgtgtttcttcttcttcttctgcttGCCTTTTTGTGTtcgaaattaaagtaataaactCGGTTATCTATGTATGTTGCATTTTGatgtaaagattttttatatgtatagcaGTGCAATGTTgcactgttgtttttgtttttttgccgaaaatataggTTTTTTAAACGTACATTGTGTTGTAAGCATCAATTATTTATACTCTATGGGATATGAAACAGGTACTTTTTATTGTTAGTGCAGTTTTGAAAGTCGATTAACTGTCCCTTTGGTTGTTGCATCATCTACTGCAGTTATATTGCTGtgttatttaccatatatataaacatacatatatgtatgtattgtattgttGGAGTTGCAGCATTGGATCGGAAAATACTTCATGACTTTTACACACTTTATGTTCAAATGatgatagaaacttttttttgttttttttggtcttgaactttaaatgtattatttttagaaatattgtataataagaCTGAGTTTTCAAATTCAAGATTAGTTACAATTGTTTTACAACTAGGCAATTTGCCCCTTTAAAACTAAAgaaagtatcgccgtgatttcattcatttaaggaaAAAGCatatactgttattagaaaaagatgttatctgaatttcattaatatttcttacatattgaccgatagttgcggtataaagtgaaccagaggttcgaaaatatttatgttaggtatatgggggctaaaggaagtGTTGACCTGTGCTTACGTATTTTTGACACAACTTATagtgcgatttcgacaatttttggacgttAGATAAAATACCTTGACTCTTTGTCCAAacttttattctgataactttattggtgtttgatttgtatgcTGTAAAGTGGAAAAATCAGACggaagtttgttatatgggaattagCCGTGGTTGTCATTTGATTTCGCAGTGTCTAATAGGAATGTTTGggtaacctcacacaccaaatttggttgaaatcggtcgagtagttcctgagatatagaatTTCACTGAAAGGTGTGCGGTGCCACGCCCCTTGTTCAATTTTCACACCAGATCCTAAAAAGCCCTTCTCTCCCATCctggttttgaaatttgtaCTAAGTTTTATCAATagatctaaatttttacttaagttatcgcttgcacgaacagacggactttcggacagacagtcacccggatttcaacacgtctcgtctcttgatcatttatatatacatatataaccctatatatatctctataataattattattgttttataatgCTGTTATGAAATTGCCGATTGCTTCTTAAGTTGCCGATAGTACTTTTATTCCGAGCATAAACAGAAATTTAAAGCAAGATACACAAATTTGTACATATTAATAAACATgtgaaaatacatacaatataagtTACGCTACCAAATCATATCAATCCATATAgatgcaaaaaaattatcaaaattaccAAGAAATCGATTTACTGTTTTATTTGTGATAGGGAAGTATTTGTATATAGGTTTCTAgtacacataatttattagttttgaattAGAAACAAACTGATTAATCATCGCAAAAAAACTATTTGACACTGCTGGAAAGCTTCAACGTTTGAACGTATAATATCTATGCATATAATATaacgtatgtatgtgcattaaatatataataaaaattctaaaaaaatattttaaacccgTTGCTTCGTATACTGCactcatacttgtataattattgatttaaccgttgaaagcatatttaaaaatgaGCTTCCTcgattttcttcatattttccTATTCCTTCCCGATTTAGGCGCTTTGTAGTAATATGTGGAACAAACAGAGGACTTAATTATGgtaaagtaattaattaaaaataataactagtcaattaaaacattaaaacttACCCACTAccctcataaataaatatattttcctaacctgcaaacttaaaaaaaatttaatcgtaTAATTTAAAGTGTTTAGTTTTATTTCCCTGAAAACTGGGCATAATAAAAGAATGAGTAAATTTAAAAGGAACTAGCGATGCttgaatttctttatttaagaaGAAGAAGGAGAGATGTCCCGTTaacacgacagtcgggtctatgtaaccggaacggaactggatttttattcggccaagggctgttaatcgcaacaacaacaacaacaacggtatcTCTATTTCAAAAGTAAGAATCGAATGACCGACCGTCATTGCacgttttatatttttcgcaACCTCACATGAGTCCGATTCTGCTAAAATTTAGACAGTAACCATCTACGAGATAGTAACTTCTTTCTTGCAATCAAGCTGTAAGTTAAAGTACTTATTATTTTCTAACATTTTAGCACACCCagataaaatgttttatatctGATAGAAGGTTAGTATGTATCCatgctaattaaaattttcaaaatatacccATTTCATTAAACTTACGCATACcactttttattgtaattaatttgcAGACGCTGGCAACTGCAAATATTTTCTGTCTGTCCGTTGGTCCGCGTGTCCGCTCGCAATGCTCCTACTAGTTCCTGTAGCGGCGGCTGCTGCTGGGGGTTGCTATAATTACTAGCAAATGCAGATTGCAGCTGTTTTTCCTGCCTTCCTTCCGTCCTGTCTGTCCTTCCTTCCTGCATGACGTTTTGCACAGCACAAAAAATGGCAACTAGCCTTACATATACACAAGCGTTCATTTAATGGA
It contains:
- the hyx gene encoding parafibromin, which translates into the protein MADPLSLLRQYNINKKEIIERDNQIIFGEFSWPKNVKTNYLKYGSGKKGAPREYYTLECLLYLLKNVMLQHSVYVRQCAAEDIPAVNRPDRKELLAYLNGENSTCASIDKSAPLEIPTQVKRPADGDGPGGDSLAKKARFEETQVQKVREQLAARWDVNKKETTVNIDNIKSLSETMSVEKIAAIKAKRLANKRTTIKRTDNEDAMATDLRAILDYDVDSTKHIISRERQWRTRTTILQSAGKMFAKNIFAILQGIKAREEGRNRPAAQQAIKMPEPARIAKPQPQLTQYNRYDQERFNRQKEETEGFKIDTLGTYHGMSLKSVTEGSLAQRKANMTPQIPGRPKELLPTAQARQVAPSTQKRVSRTPIIIIPSANTSLITMYNAKDLLQDLKFISTEEKKRAGGARDNEVLLQRKRNNQTVPYRVIDNPQKLSAQDWQRVVAVFVMGPAWQFKGWPWDGNPVEIFSKICAFHLRFSELKLDTNVSKWSVTLLNLSQNKRHLDRAVLMTFWETLDKYMAKNKPDLRF